The Longimicrobium sp. genomic sequence GACTCTTACCGCCTGGGGGCTGTTGGAGACGCCTGCGGCCGTGGAACGGACCGGCACCGTCGCTCCGTAGGTCCCCGCCCCGAGAGTGCCGTGAGTCACAGAAAGTACGATGTTCGTCGGACTCACACTCCCTGCCAGCGTCGCGGTGAGCCAGCCTGTGGGGGCGGAGTCGTAGGTGATCGCGCCGAGCGTCAGGCCGGACAGGGTTCCTCCCCCGGCGTTGGTCACCTGCACGGTCTTGTCTGCGGGGCCGGCGCCCTCTGAGACTGCAGTGAACGCGACCAGCGTATCCGAAAGGCCGATGGCGGGCGCGTCTGCGGCCGTCGCAGTCGCCGAGAATGTTACCGTGTTTAGTCCGGCTGCCAAGCCGTCGAGCTGCTGGGTTCCTATCCCGGGGCCGAGCGTCCATATGGCTTCAGCGATACCCACCGAATTTGTAATTGCCACGCTTGGTGATACGGTACCGTTTCCGGCATGGGGCGCGAACGAAACCGCGACACCGGGCACCCGAACGCCAGCCGAGTCCATTACCTGAACAGCCACCACATGGCCGAGGGGTGCTCCGGCCTTTCCCGTCTGCCCGGTTCCACTGTAGACCAGCAGAGTGCGCGGAGCGGTGGGCACCTCTGCGGCGAGCGCTTGAAGACGGTGGAGCAATGTATCGGTTACGATCGGCGAACTGGGTAGACTTAAGTGATCGACCCCATCGAACGACCGGCTGATCCGGGAGCCCGCAGCCGTCGTGCTGCTTCGCCACACGACGCCGTCAGAGGGCGATTGGCCGATTGCCGCGAGTATGTCACGTCCCGCTGTCATGAGCTTCGGCGCGATTGCCGAAGAAAGCACTCCCGCGTAGGAGTCCAACCGGGTGCTGAACTTTGAACCGTCCGCGTCGAGCTGCGTGATGAACTGTGATTCGGGCACCAAGTCGCCCTGACCGGCGCTTCCGAGGATCGGGTGCACGAGGGCTGTCAATGCGAGTGGAGACAAAACCGAACGGCTGGCCGTACTGAGTGAAAGCGGCTTCGCAAGCTCGCTGCCTCCAAACGGAGTTCCCAGGGTGAGGAGAGCTGGTATGTAGTCCGGATCGGCATCGACCATGTACCTGGCTGCAACCAGCCCTCCCATGCTATGCGCGACGACGACCCGCGCACGGGAGCCCAGCACCTGAGTCCGCACGGCGAACTGCGCCGCGCTCTGCTTCACGGGATAAAACGTGGGATATCGGAAGACATAGACATCGTAGCGGGCGCGGAGGGCGGGATTCGCTTGGACGGCGGCGAGTATTGTCTGCCAGGTTTTTGCCTCTGGGAAGAACTGACGTGCCTGGTTGCAGTTGACCATGTCCGGTTGCCAACCGTGCACTAGCACCAACGGGATTTTGTTCGTCGAGGGTGGATCCGCTGAGACGCGATAGAACGCCCATGTGTCGTCGGTGCAGTGTTTCTCACCGATCCCGAAAGTCACGACGTACTGAACGACATTCTGGTCCGCGATTTTCTGCAGTGGAACCACAACCGTCGCATCCAGAATGTGATCGCCGAACTCACCTACGGATTCCGCGACAGTGATCCCAGTTGCAGCGATACCTTTGCCGATGTCTGCTGCGTCAGAGATTACGGCTGAAACCTGGTCGCGGATCTCCGAGATCGGTTGCGTGATCTTCGTCCGGTAGTGGAGGAGCGCGACAGGGAAGTCCACGAGGTCCGCCGTGCCGGCTCGCTGGGAGCGCGTGGCAGAACTTGGGGGAGAGGTAAGGACGATTCGCAGGCGAGGACCGAGCGGCGTTCCGGCAACGGAGTCGTTGCTGGTTGGTTCCTCCTGCATCAGCACCTTCGTTCCCGACGGCAGCGTTCCAGCAGGAATGACGATCGAGGAACCGCGGCCGATACTCACTACGGTCGAGTCAGTGCCGACGGCGGCGGAGTCGCGAGCCGGATAGGTGACCGTTACGACCGTTTCGGCTGTTTTTCCCTCTGCAGCTGCCTGGATCCTCGCCTGTCCAGGTGTGATTCCGCGAACGAGGCCAGTGGCGTCGACTAGTGCGATGGCCGCCGACGAGGACGACCACTTAACG encodes the following:
- a CDS encoding Ig-like domain-containing protein, producing the protein MRLLAMRASILLIALFAACSHDHVSGPPSGSGLATITISPDTPEIVRGQTAALTAVLRDGAGKTVSGVPVKWSSSSAAIALVDATGLVRGITPGQARIQAAAEGKTAETVVTVTYPARDSAAVGTDSTVVSIGRGSSIVIPAGTLPSGTKVLMQEEPTSNDSVAGTPLGPRLRIVLTSPPSSATRSQRAGTADLVDFPVALLHYRTKITQPISEIRDQVSAVISDAADIGKGIAATGITVAESVGEFGDHILDATVVVPLQKIADQNVVQYVVTFGIGEKHCTDDTWAFYRVSADPPSTNKIPLVLVHGWQPDMVNCNQARQFFPEAKTWQTILAAVQANPALRARYDVYVFRYPTFYPVKQSAAQFAVRTQVLGSRARVVVAHSMGGLVAARYMVDADPDYIPALLTLGTPFGGSELAKPLSLSTASRSVLSPLALTALVHPILGSAGQGDLVPESQFITQLDADGSKFSTRLDSYAGVLSSAIAPKLMTAGRDILAAIGQSPSDGVVWRSSTTAAGSRISRSFDGVDHLSLPSSPIVTDTLLHRLQALAAEVPTAPRTLLVYSGTGQTGKAGAPLGHVVAVQVMDSAGVRVPGVAVSFAPHAGNGTVSPSVAITNSVGIAEAIWTLGPGIGTQQLDGLAAGLNTVTFSATATAADAPAIGLSDTLVAFTAVSEGAGPADKTVQVTNAGGGTLSGLTLGAITYDSAPTGWLTATLAGSVSPTNIVLSVTHGTLGAGTYGATVPVRSTAAGVSNSPQAVRVRLTVLPQGTPGVLRLNLTAISDSFYANVAVSGPNGFSQSEIVSPTGPKLINNLAPGTYSTSWSDAVCVYQGGCGPVSFGPAVREQAAVVNSGFTTSLSSMYLPITGYMVLKATGLNDSVYVRVDISGPAAYSNTIALGNGDSLRLPNLKPGTYTIGWHDSTCAYQGGCARTFHPASRNQQVELVASTEPLSISMAYSP